The following coding sequences are from one Leptospira stimsonii window:
- the flhA gene encoding flagellar biosynthesis protein FlhA — MEKKWWNQSDVILGVGAVAIVAMLVIPLPGFILDILIIVSLAIGLLVLLTSLSVKEPADFSIFPSLLLITTLYRLALNVSTTRQILSKGPAMNSSIIDAFGSFIIGSESGLSKYVVGFIIFIILVLVQVLVITKGATRISEVAARFTLDALPGKQMAIDMELSSGNINEEEAKKRRKKIEAEVDFYGSMDGASKFVQGDVRAGLIITAINLLGGVIIGASIRGESFTQAIETYGKFTIGDGLVSQIPALLTTVATGIIVTRSGSESDLATQFKNQLFSNSKVLYVVAGSLGFSAFIPGLPFFPLLILSSGIAYLGYSLEQTVKEQLESIEKKEKESGQDRKPKDFYEELRTDPIEIEVGYHLIPLVDASQGGALLDQISNLRKKFAQDNGVVIPPVRILDNLDLNPDTYSIKINGTEVGASTVKPDKLMALNTSPGNAEAIQGEDFLEPSFGQKAKWISSEDKSEAEAKGYTVVDASTVVVTHLKELLATHASTLLGREEVKKLLDHYKATYPTLVNELDADKPGNLGIIQQVLQNLLREGLGIRNLVPILESIANNLSKYQNPYILTELVRQSVSRTVVRDYLSMDGKLRVITLESRILDRLNKSITQDRIENRDVLSLPPDFYRRLIDGVAELYRNFRTEGKFPIFVVNREVRLPFSYLLAKEFPPRNFGVLAYEEIHSSVDSVIEAELKLPQTQTATAGVGEEV; from the coding sequence ATGGAAAAGAAATGGTGGAATCAGTCGGACGTAATTTTAGGAGTGGGCGCCGTGGCAATCGTTGCCATGTTGGTCATTCCTCTTCCAGGATTTATATTAGATATTTTGATTATTGTGAGTTTGGCGATAGGGCTTTTGGTGCTCTTGACCTCACTCTCCGTAAAGGAACCGGCTGATTTTTCGATCTTCCCGAGTTTACTTTTGATCACTACTTTGTATCGTCTTGCGCTCAACGTTTCTACGACTCGTCAGATTCTTTCGAAAGGTCCGGCGATGAACAGTAGTATCATCGATGCATTCGGTTCGTTTATCATCGGAAGCGAATCCGGCCTTTCCAAATATGTAGTCGGCTTCATCATCTTCATCATCTTGGTTCTCGTTCAGGTCTTGGTGATCACAAAAGGTGCGACTCGGATCTCCGAAGTTGCGGCCCGATTCACTTTGGATGCCTTGCCCGGTAAACAGATGGCCATCGACATGGAACTTTCTTCCGGAAACATCAACGAGGAAGAAGCCAAAAAAAGAAGAAAGAAGATCGAAGCGGAAGTCGATTTCTACGGATCCATGGATGGAGCGAGTAAGTTCGTCCAAGGGGACGTCCGAGCCGGTCTGATCATTACCGCCATCAACTTGTTAGGTGGAGTGATCATCGGAGCTTCCATTCGAGGAGAATCCTTCACACAAGCGATCGAAACCTACGGAAAGTTTACCATTGGTGACGGTCTCGTTTCTCAGATTCCTGCGCTTCTGACAACGGTTGCGACCGGTATCATCGTAACTCGTTCGGGTTCCGAATCCGATCTTGCTACTCAGTTCAAAAACCAACTCTTCAGCAATTCTAAGGTTCTCTATGTCGTTGCGGGAAGTTTGGGATTTTCGGCATTTATCCCGGGTCTTCCCTTTTTTCCTCTCCTCATCCTCTCTTCTGGAATCGCCTACTTGGGATATTCTCTCGAACAAACGGTCAAAGAGCAACTTGAGTCGATCGAGAAAAAAGAGAAAGAATCCGGTCAGGATCGTAAGCCGAAAGATTTTTACGAAGAGCTTCGAACCGATCCGATCGAAATCGAAGTCGGTTATCATCTCATTCCGTTAGTCGACGCTTCCCAGGGCGGGGCGCTTTTGGATCAGATCAGCAACCTGCGTAAAAAATTCGCCCAAGACAACGGGGTCGTCATACCTCCGGTAAGAATATTAGATAATCTTGATCTCAATCCGGATACGTATTCGATTAAGATCAACGGAACCGAAGTGGGAGCTTCGACCGTAAAACCGGACAAACTCATGGCCCTCAATACGAGTCCGGGAAATGCGGAAGCGATCCAAGGAGAAGATTTCTTGGAACCGTCTTTTGGACAAAAGGCAAAATGGATTTCTTCCGAAGACAAGTCCGAAGCGGAAGCAAAGGGTTACACAGTCGTCGACGCGTCCACGGTCGTTGTCACACATCTTAAGGAACTCCTCGCGACACACGCGTCCACCTTGCTCGGTCGTGAAGAAGTCAAAAAACTTCTGGATCACTACAAAGCGACGTACCCGACCCTCGTCAATGAATTGGACGCAGATAAACCGGGTAATTTGGGAATCATTCAACAAGTATTGCAGAATCTTCTCAGAGAAGGATTGGGAATTCGAAACCTCGTTCCGATCTTAGAATCGATCGCAAACAATCTTTCCAAATATCAGAATCCTTACATTCTCACGGAACTCGTCCGTCAGTCGGTTTCAAGAACCGTGGTTCGAGACTATCTTTCTATGGACGGCAAATTGCGAGTGATCACTTTAGAAAGTAGAATCTTGGATCGTCTGAACAAGTCGATCACACAAGACCGAATCGAAAATCGAGACGTCCTTTCTCTTCCACCCGATTTTTATAGAAGGTTGATCGATGGGGTCGCCGAACTCTACCGCAATTTTAGAACGGAAGGAAAGTTCCCGATCTTTGTGGTCAACAGAGAAGTCAGACTTCCTTTTTCGTATCTGCTCGCAAAGGAATTTCCTCCTCGCAATTTTGGAGTTCTCGCCTACGAAGAAATTCATTCTTCCGTGGATTCGGTGATCGAAGCGGAACTCAAACTTCCTCAAACACAGACTGCG